The nucleotide window TCAACGTCTCCAGCCAACATGAGCAATAAAGAACAGTCAACAGAGCAATACGTAAATGTTATTGtgtaaattaaaaatgaatgatgtCAAATCAATCAATTTAAGAGATTAGAAAAGAACATTCACAACAAAAGACATGGGAAGCAGTCAGTAACAGATCAATAGTCAGGTGTGCTCTTCTCTACAACTGCCTTCGAAATTTATTCAGTGAAAGTAAAGTCAGTTGAAGTTCATTCAGTAAAGGGAGTTTGGAGTTCGGTTTTTTGCTTTGCTGCTGGAGAAAGCAAGCTGGTTAGTTTTATTGCGCTGATAaatgtgggttaaggttaaggtttttgTTGGGGATATGAGTTACGAGCACAAAGAGATGATCTTTTCTCAGAAGAAGGCGCCGAAGAAGTTTCCATTCCCTCCTCTCTCCATCGTTGCGTTCACACAGAACGGCGGAGGAATCAGTGAACTCGGGTCCTTGATCCCCACAATGATGTTGAAGAAGCTGAAACACAAAACGACGCATTAAAGTTAAAGTCAGCAAAAAtgtagtaaaaaataaataaataaataagttataAAATTATTAGgcatagtgtgtatatatatatatatatatatatatatatatatatatatatatatatatatatatttttttttttttttttttttttttttttttccttaagtgtataatatatatatatatatatatatatatatgtaaccgCCACTATACATACtcactcatttttattttaattatttatttattacacaaCGTCTaatttttggttgtttttctatttttgaCATAGTGTGAATCTAGTagttggatgaatggaccaatagaaatgctccaaaattacttaatagaaaataaccacacggggggacctagtgaatgacctgcagaaagctgggaccaacattacaaaggctaccgtcagggactcagatcttgcagtgccagacatgttcccctgcttaagccagtacatatccgggcgcgtctgaagtttgcttgaaagcatttggatgttccggaaaaaaacatccaggatgaaaccaaagtagaactcgttgtgtttggaggagagtgaatgctgagttgcatccaaagaacaccataccaactgtgaagcatgggggtggcaacatcatgctttggggctgtttctgtgcaaagggactaggacgactggtccgtgtacatgaaagaattaatggggccatgtattgtgagattttgagggcaaacctccttccatcagcaagggcattgaagatgaaacgtggctgggtctaacagcatgacaatgatcccaagcacactgccagggcaacaaaggagtggcttcgtaagaagcatttcaaggtcctggagtggcctagccagtctccagatctcaaccccatagaaaacctttggagggagttgaaagtccgtgttgcccgccgacagccccaaaatatcactgctctagaggagatctgcatggaggaatgggccaacataccagcaacggtgtgtgccaaccttgtgaagacttacagaaaacgtttgacctctgtcattgccaacaaagtatatataacaaagtattgagatgaacttttgttattgaccaaatacttattttccaccattatttgcaaataaattctttaaatatcagacaatgtgattttcagattttttttctaattttgtctctcatagttgaggtctacctatgatgtcaattacaggcttctctcatcttttttaagaacttgcacaattggtgactgactaaatactttttttcccactgTATGACCACCAAAACACCCTTTATACATACTCCATACATACacaattatttgtattttatttatttattacacaaCATCAAAATTGGACCTTCAGTAAAACTGTCAGCTAGAAACAGTAGTAGAAAAATATAGTAAGAAATTTGAGCACTACCAGGTTAAAACAGGCCTGTTTATCATGGTTATCAAGGCAGATGCTACATAAATCTATGTAAATCTACGTGATGATCTTGTCTTTGAGAACATTTATTGAGTTAAGTTATTCCAGGATAAAACCAAATGTtcattctctctatctgtctgacACAGGTTCTCACCTGGTGGATATCCAACCAGTACTTGGTGTGTGGAAAATGGAGGAAACCGGAAGGCAGCCAAACTCGGTAAACGTCAGAACATACTTGGctatggagagaaagagggaaggaaaaaaaagaggagagtTCGTTCATACACAGACATCAGTTTGTCCAGTTATACTCAACATGTCTTCTGAGCTCACGTTGAACAGACATTAAAGTGGTAATGTAAGCTAAGGCTTATGTAACTAACAAATGCTGGAAGCTTAGACACGACTAGTTAACATGGGTGCTAACAGCTTGCCTCCGTCATCACACTTTCGCCACAAACATGGACTACAGTAAGGGAGCTAAAAACTGTAGCAGTTATCCTGATGTGAGAATATTGCTGGTACTTCAGTCCATTGTGCTagtgtgtcatacagtgtcagaatccACATAAGCTGATCTGTTAGAGACTACTTAGCAACTCCATATGATTTGAAGTGAGTGTGTAGTGATTTAGGCATGTCTGCATGATACGCATTGGTGGGGGATAAGCTTCCATGACTTGTTTTTATCTACATTAGCCAAAGAACTGATCGACTACATTTAGGGTGAAGTGGGGATCTGGGTGAATGCACTGCACTAGTGTACAGTCCAGCAGGTATGTGTGTTTACTTTCACGCTCAGGATTCTCCCCGGCCCAGGTGTTGACCAGCAGCCCTTCACCAGGGGCAGATAAACTGCCAAGAACGACCTGCCCCAGCAGAGTGGCGTTGGCAGGGATTTCCAGCGGATGGAAGGTGTCTGTCAGCTCCTTCTTACTGCAAGTCTTGTTCTCATTGTTGATCATATACATCACGCCCTGGTGAGGGAAACACTGAGTGAGCACCAATGCGTCATCAACCTCACAAGGCTTTTTAAAAAAGGCCATATTTCTACATATTCCACATATTCCAACATTTGCATGacaatttttatattattttagagTTACTATATGTACACCTGTAGCTCTTTTTTGATTGGTCCACTGTTGAAAATCAGTCTGGGAATATAGTCGCAAAATCTTGACTCtccattttttgttgtttttctatttttgacataatgggaATCTAGTAGtttgacgaatggaccaatagaaatcctccaaaatgacttaatagcttaaatctttttacattgtcttccattaaaatgttttttcttctctATTTTGGCAAACAAGGTTTATACATGAAGTCTGTGTGGGCTTTTTATGGGCATACCAGATCAAAGTCTTGTTTTCTAAAATGAGGAAACGTCAGTTTTCTATGATATGGACCTCTAATGTTCCAGATCAGCATTTCGGCATTATTAATACCCCTCTTACTGCACAGTTCGCTCAGCTGAGGTAAGCAGGGGAAACACAAGAAACTTGATCTGGAGTTCTTGGTGAGTTTCTGGATGAGACCCAAATCCAGaacccacccccccctccctcctttgCCAAGCAGAGATCGAGCAGAATTTAAACTAGAAGGAGAAGCTagctggtgggggtggtggtggggtgctAATTCTCATcacaagaggagagaggagtgaTTTTATAGTCTGCAAAGTAATGCAGAGGAGGGGTTTGGGCATGGTCCTTTTCCCAAACCTTTACTGATTACATAACTtaacataatatttaatatggGAAGTATCCATGTCACTAACATCCCATAGACATTGTTATGTCAGTCAGATACAAGAGGAAGTGAAATACCCCAAGACCTTCCGCagactttctctcactcttcagCTGACAGCTCAAATCTACTGGACATGtattgtgtgtctgtatgttttGTGATGTATGATCCTTTGTTTGGTTCCCCACCACATgatcgttgtgtgtgtgtgtgtgtgtgtgtgtgtgtgtgtgttacctctTTAAAAAGCAGCAGAATATCGCCATGGAAGGATTCGTTCTTGTATTGTCCGAGGTCTGTGACACGAATGCGCTGACCATCTGCATCGTAGACATATTTCCCATACGCAAAGAAATCACCGTTTGGAGtggtctgagagagagagagaattttgaATTATAGTGgcaagcaaaagtttggacatcccAGTCTAAATTTCTGTATTACAtacaaaatatgtatttattagtgtatttgtttattttggacAAATTCaaagtgaaaaaaggaaaaaagcaccatgcaaaagtttgggcacctcaaGAACCTTTAGGCTCTCAGATAAAATTTAGATAAAGTTCTTGGTtaagggctatggcttgttcacaataTTGTTGGAAAACCTTGCcacaacaatcagcagctatGGCCAGAAATATGTTGGTGTAGAATGCCATGATTTCTTTTTCATAATCCATAAgcctgtgttgcagccagtgacacaaAGAAcctttcactggtagagggaagaatgcATTAAATCGAACAGCAGCCAATTCTGGAAGCAACAGTCAAACTGTCAGTAAAAAAAAGCCtgaagattaaaaaaagagagtgGCTTCTTCTGATCATCATTCAACTATTCAGAGTAACAGAAGTTTTCAGAGTTGAAATGATGTGAAGAGATTCTGTGTAACTCACCACTGTGAGCTGTCCTTCAAGCTCTGGAGGAGACTCTGCAAAAATAACGCAcgtttatcatattttatttattttatttaccaaTATTATCCATTTATTAGAATCAGAACTGTTTTTATTGCCTACAAATCCCTAAACATTTACGTAATGTAAATggcagctggtgttttcaaaCTGCAGAAAATTGGATTTTCTTATAACAGCaactataataaatacaaaatacaaataaaatactaaataaataaataataaaatgtcattAGGATTAACTGTGTGCACAGATTTATGCTTCTTAAAACATTGCTTTTCGACCAGCTGGACTAGAAAAGACTAGTCACTTTGTCTTTTCTAATACAATAAAGAAAACTAGAGGAGCAGCCGATATCAGAGCTGTGTACTGGCAAGTATGTTGTGACACTGTGAGCAAGGCGATAcattttgatttttaaaaatctgattttaGAAAAACTGTCATAGCATAAAACACCATCATGTgcataaaaagtaaaagaaaggtTGATTTTTTATGCAATCAGAACAGCAGAATCAACAGACAGACCATAACATTCAGGGCTTAAACACaaccaatctttacatgtaaaccatttattaaaaatatgtttttgaggattgatacagtattgcaaaatatCTTGATACTTCGATATAGTAACATCTCACACCCCTAGCCGATATCAGtcttatatatatttcattataAACTTTATAATGAGCTGCTTCTGGATGAAATTCTTCTACTTGGAGATGAATATCCAGTAGTAGACTATCGtgctcaaactactcaaacactccTACGACATCACAAGAAGAGCAGCTAACGATATCATAACGATATCATTCTCTGATATCCCATTCAACATATCTGCAGATATCAACCTATCAGTCCCCATCCCCATTTAAACTGATACGCCATCAGTAAGCAGGTCAATACACTGTATACAGCTTTTTAGTGCTTC belongs to Salminus brasiliensis chromosome 24, fSalBra1.hap2, whole genome shotgun sequence and includes:
- the epdl1 gene encoding ependymin-like 1; this translates as MHFLLWVALVGFLAESCLTERPHPPHPPHPPHPPHPPHPSHHPHPPHPPHPTHHPQPPHPCKSPPELEGQLTVTTPNGDFFAYGKYVYDADGQRIRVTDLGQYKNESFHGDILLLFKEGVMYMINNENKTCSKKELTDTFHPLEIPANATLLGQVVLGSLSAPGEGLLVNTWAGENPERETKYVLTFTEFGCLPVSSIFHTPSTGWISTSFFNIIVGIKDPSSLIPPPFCVNATMERGGNGNFFGAFF